Proteins encoded within one genomic window of Halobacteroides halobius DSM 5150:
- a CDS encoding DegV family protein, with protein sequence MKNKIAILTDSTCDLPQKLLDNLPVSILPLKIIYSDKEYQDRIEIKPQTVYDNFSTEIPTTSMPSPTDAQEKLLKLKEKGYTHIIAIHISSGLSGTYNMVQMVSQQLKDLTIEVIDSQSLSIGLGSIVLYTANLIKQDLSWQQIINKTNNKVDNTEIFFVLKTLKYLRKGGRIGKVKGAIGDLLNIKPIISINQEGKYYTYKKARGRKRSINQLYKITRKKIKEGVSKVNVMHGNALPEAKKLLNRFKKLNNVNKTFLGQISPVMVVHTGPGLIGVVVEKSNRYN encoded by the coding sequence ATGAAAAATAAAATTGCAATTTTAACAGATAGTACATGTGATTTACCTCAAAAATTATTAGATAATTTACCTGTTAGCATCTTACCATTAAAAATTATTTATTCCGATAAAGAATATCAAGATAGAATTGAAATCAAACCACAAACAGTTTATGATAACTTCTCTACTGAGATCCCTACTACATCCATGCCTTCACCGACAGATGCTCAAGAAAAACTACTCAAACTAAAAGAAAAAGGTTACACTCATATAATTGCTATTCATATTTCAAGTGGTTTAAGTGGAACTTACAATATGGTGCAAATGGTAAGTCAACAGCTAAAAGATTTAACAATAGAAGTTATTGATTCCCAATCACTCTCAATTGGTTTAGGAAGTATTGTATTATATACTGCTAATTTAATTAAACAAGATTTAAGTTGGCAACAAATAATTAATAAGACCAACAACAAAGTAGATAATACTGAGATTTTTTTCGTACTAAAAACTTTAAAGTACCTTCGTAAAGGTGGTCGTATTGGTAAAGTTAAAGGGGCAATTGGAGATTTGTTAAATATCAAACCAATCATTTCTATTAATCAAGAGGGTAAATATTATACTTATAAAAAAGCCAGAGGTCGTAAAAGATCAATTAATCAACTCTATAAAATAACTAGAAAGAAAATTAAAGAAGGGGTTAGTAAGGTTAATGTAATGCATGGTAATGCTTTACCTGAAGCAAAAAAGCTATTGAATCGTTTTAAAAAATTAAACAATGTTAATAAAACATTTTTAGGACAAATTAGTCCAGTTATGGTAGTCCATACTGGTCCAGGATTAATTGGAGTTGTAGTTGAAAAATCAAACAGATATAATTAG
- a CDS encoding aminotransferase class I/II-fold pyridoxal phosphate-dependent enzyme, giving the protein MNWEEIISTKVQEVSPSGIRKFFDLVSGVDDVISLGVGEPDFVTPWHIRESAFYSLEQGATMYTSNYGLLELRKEIVNYLAQEHNLSYNPKEEVLVTVGVSEALDLALRTLLSKGDELLLPEPSYVSYEPAARLAEGDVVRVQTSREDEFKLTADNLKEAITPRSKLLVLCYPNNPTGATMDYDDLLEIAEVVKEHDLIVLADEIYSDLTYDGEHTSFASLPGMKERTIVFNGFSKAYAMTGWRIGYAVAPKPVIKSMMKIHQYTMLCAPIMGQKAALEALKNGNQEKKKMIKAYNQRRRVIVKGLNDIGLDCFKPHGSFYVFPSIQSTGLSSEEFSERLLQEEGVVVIPGNVFGESGEGFIRCSYAASLDNIYEALNRIDNFVKQI; this is encoded by the coding sequence ATGAATTGGGAAGAAATAATTTCAACTAAGGTACAAGAGGTTTCCCCTTCAGGAATCAGGAAATTTTTTGATTTGGTATCAGGAGTAGACGATGTAATCTCACTAGGAGTAGGAGAACCGGATTTTGTTACTCCTTGGCATATTAGAGAAAGTGCTTTCTATTCTTTAGAACAAGGTGCTACAATGTATACGTCTAATTATGGATTGTTAGAATTAAGAAAAGAAATTGTAAATTATTTAGCTCAGGAGCATAATTTAAGTTATAATCCAAAAGAAGAGGTATTAGTTACAGTAGGAGTTAGTGAGGCATTAGATTTGGCCCTGCGGACTTTATTATCTAAAGGAGATGAGTTATTACTTCCTGAGCCTAGTTATGTTTCTTATGAACCTGCAGCAAGATTGGCGGAAGGAGATGTAGTACGTGTTCAAACATCCAGAGAAGATGAATTTAAGTTAACCGCAGATAACTTAAAGGAAGCTATTACACCACGGAGTAAATTGTTAGTACTATGTTATCCTAATAATCCTACTGGGGCTACTATGGATTATGATGATTTATTAGAAATTGCTGAAGTAGTAAAAGAACATGATTTAATTGTATTAGCAGATGAAATTTATAGTGATTTAACTTATGATGGAGAACATACTAGTTTTGCTAGTTTACCAGGGATGAAAGAGAGAACTATTGTGTTTAATGGTTTTTCTAAAGCTTATGCTATGACTGGTTGGAGAATAGGCTACGCTGTAGCTCCTAAACCGGTAATTAAATCTATGATGAAAATTCACCAGTATACTATGTTATGTGCTCCTATTATGGGCCAAAAGGCTGCTTTAGAGGCATTAAAAAATGGCAACCAGGAAAAGAAAAAGATGATTAAAGCTTATAACCAAAGAAGAAGAGTGATTGTTAAGGGTCTAAATGATATTGGATTAGACTGTTTTAAACCACATGGTTCTTTTTATGTTTTTCCTTCTATTCAATCAACTGGCTTAAGCTCTGAAGAATTTTCGGAGCGTTTATTACAAGAAGAAGGGGTGGTTGTAATTCCAGGTAATGTCTTTGGAGAAAGTGGAGAAGGGTTTATTAGATGTTCATATGCTGCTTCTTTAGATAATATTTATGAGGCTTTAAATAGAATAGATAATTTTGTAAAACAGATATAA
- a CDS encoding Lrp/AsnC family transcriptional regulator, with amino-acid sequence MREEILELLENDSDLSSKEIATMLDIPANKVKMEINKLEEENVIVKYHTLIDWDKTDKEIVTAFIDVKVTPERDLGFDAVAKRIYKFSEVKSVYLMSGGYDLSVKIEGRTMKEVALFVAEKLATIEPIESTTTHFMLKTYKKDGIIFKGDQKAAERLVVSP; translated from the coding sequence ATGAGGGAAGAAATCTTAGAATTATTAGAGAATGATAGTGATTTATCTTCAAAAGAGATTGCTACTATGTTAGATATTCCTGCAAATAAAGTTAAAATGGAAATTAATAAGTTAGAAGAAGAGAATGTAATTGTTAAATATCATACTTTAATTGATTGGGATAAGACTGATAAAGAAATTGTAACAGCTTTTATCGATGTTAAAGTTACTCCTGAACGTGATCTAGGGTTTGATGCAGTAGCAAAGAGAATTTATAAATTTTCTGAAGTTAAATCTGTTTATTTAATGTCAGGGGGCTATGATCTATCTGTTAAAATAGAAGGGAGAACAATGAAAGAAGTAGCTTTATTTGTAGCAGAAAAATTGGCTACAATAGAACCAATAGAAAGTACTACGACTCATTTTATGTTAAAAACTTATAAGAAAGATGGAATAATTTTTAAAGGGGATCAAAAAGCAGCTGAACGGCTAGTGGTTTCTCCATGA
- a CDS encoding DNA-3-methyladenine glycosylase, translating to MRLDTNFYQQDTLTVAQELIGKVLVRELDNKKIKSKIVETEAYIGPYDKACHAYQNKKTKRTKAMFAPGGYTYVYQIYGIHYCFNIVTSKENNPEAVLIRAIEPLTALEVIEKRRQIKSNRSADLTNGPGKLCQALEIDKSLNNYDLTSGEKIYVIDEGKSCEVVSAKRINIDYAEEYKDKLWRFYIPNNPFVSK from the coding sequence ATGCGACTAGATACTAACTTTTATCAACAGGATACTTTAACTGTGGCGCAAGAATTAATAGGTAAAGTTTTAGTTAGAGAATTAGATAATAAAAAGATAAAGAGTAAAATAGTAGAGACAGAAGCTTATATTGGCCCGTATGATAAGGCTTGTCATGCTTATCAAAATAAAAAAACTAAGCGGACTAAAGCAATGTTTGCTCCAGGAGGTTATACATATGTTTATCAGATTTATGGCATTCATTATTGTTTTAATATTGTAACAAGTAAAGAAAATAATCCAGAGGCTGTATTAATTAGAGCTATCGAACCACTTACAGCTTTAGAAGTAATAGAAAAAAGGCGACAGATTAAAAGTAATCGCAGTGCAGATTTAACCAATGGACCTGGAAAACTATGTCAAGCATTAGAAATTGATAAAAGTCTAAACAATTATGACTTAACTAGCGGAGAGAAGATATATGTAATTGATGAGGGCAAGAGTTGTGAAGTTGTTTCTGCTAAACGAATTAATATTGATTATGCTGAAGAATATAAAGACAAATTATGGCGTTTTTATATCCCTAACAATCCATTTGTATCTAAATAA
- a CDS encoding thioredoxin domain-containing protein yields the protein MVETTPVNRLANEKSPYLLQHAHNPVNWYPWSEEAFKKAQEENKPVFLSIGYSTCHWCHVMERESFADQEVANVLNENFVSIKVDREERPDIDDIYMSVCQAMTGRGGWPLTVVMTPDKRPFFAGTYFPKQTKRGRPGLLKILDQITKKWSNQQEKILESSEELVQAIKQQDMKKQAANFSSNDLDKLVKEAVSSLKSSFDAQYGGFGSAPKFPSPHNLMFLLRYGKIHNDQEVLSIVEKTLDSMYQGGIYDHIGYGFSRYATDEKWLAPHFEKMLYDNALLTIVYLEGYQVLEKEIYAKIAEEILAYINRDMTSSKGAFYSAEDADSEGEEGKYYLWQPGEVKEALGDKLGSQFCQTYNIIPEGNFAGKNIPNLIKTERDKLKINHEFRKARKKLFLAREKRVRPAKDDKILTAWNGLMIVAFAKAGKILDKEEYLNYAKEAADFIWDNLIRKDDGRLLARYREGEADYLGYVNDYAFYIWGLIELYQANFNANYLERALILNKDLIHFFWDQEDGGFYLYGSDGEKLITRPKRVRDGALPSGNSIATLNLLKLSKLVSNQELSDMAQQQFEYFYNQVRKAPRAYSAFLISVLFNQQPGKEVIIVKAKEETEMIDIFQQKFNPFSVVVVKDTKNNDKLIELISYIKDYQVKNGETTAYVCEDFSCLAPVTSRDKFKELIE from the coding sequence GTGGTAGAAACTACACCAGTTAATAGACTAGCAAATGAAAAGAGTCCTTATTTATTACAGCATGCACATAATCCTGTAAATTGGTATCCTTGGAGTGAGGAAGCATTTAAGAAAGCTCAAGAAGAGAATAAACCAGTTTTTTTATCAATAGGTTATTCTACTTGTCATTGGTGCCATGTAATGGAGAGAGAATCTTTTGCAGACCAAGAGGTAGCAAATGTTTTAAATGAAAATTTTGTTTCTATTAAAGTGGATAGAGAAGAAAGGCCTGATATTGATGATATTTATATGTCAGTTTGTCAAGCAATGACTGGTAGGGGAGGTTGGCCCTTAACAGTAGTTATGACTCCTGATAAAAGACCTTTTTTTGCTGGTACTTACTTTCCTAAGCAAACTAAAAGGGGGCGTCCTGGTTTATTAAAAATACTAGATCAAATTACAAAGAAGTGGTCTAATCAACAAGAAAAGATATTAGAGTCTAGCGAAGAATTAGTACAAGCTATTAAGCAACAAGATATGAAGAAGCAAGCTGCCAATTTTTCTAGTAATGATTTAGATAAATTAGTTAAGGAGGCAGTTAGTAGTTTAAAGAGTAGCTTTGATGCCCAATATGGTGGTTTTGGTTCTGCTCCTAAGTTTCCTAGTCCCCATAATTTAATGTTTTTATTAAGATATGGTAAAATTCATAATGACCAAGAGGTTTTATCTATAGTAGAAAAAACTTTAGATAGTATGTATCAGGGAGGGATTTATGACCATATAGGATATGGTTTTTCTCGTTATGCAACAGATGAAAAATGGTTAGCACCCCATTTTGAAAAGATGCTATATGATAATGCATTATTGACTATTGTCTATCTGGAAGGTTATCAAGTTTTAGAAAAGGAGATTTATGCTAAGATAGCTGAAGAAATTTTAGCTTATATTAACCGGGATATGACTTCATCAAAAGGAGCTTTTTATTCTGCCGAGGATGCTGATTCAGAAGGAGAAGAAGGTAAATACTATTTATGGCAGCCAGGGGAAGTAAAAGAAGCTTTAGGAGATAAGTTAGGAAGCCAATTTTGTCAGACGTATAATATTATTCCTGAAGGAAATTTTGCGGGAAAGAATATACCAAATTTAATTAAGACAGAACGTGATAAATTAAAGATTAATCATGAATTTAGGAAAGCCAGAAAGAAGTTATTTTTAGCTAGAGAGAAAAGAGTTAGGCCAGCAAAGGATGATAAGATCTTAACTGCTTGGAATGGATTAATGATTGTAGCTTTTGCTAAAGCAGGAAAGATATTAGATAAAGAAGAATATCTAAACTATGCTAAAGAAGCAGCTGATTTTATCTGGGATAATTTAATAAGAAAAGATGATGGTAGATTATTAGCTAGATATAGAGAAGGTGAAGCAGATTATTTAGGATATGTTAATGATTATGCTTTTTATATTTGGGGGTTAATAGAGCTTTATCAAGCTAATTTTAATGCCAATTATTTAGAGCGAGCTTTAATTTTAAATAAGGATTTAATCCATTTTTTCTGGGACCAAGAAGATGGTGGGTTTTATTTATATGGTAGTGATGGAGAAAAATTAATTACTAGACCTAAGAGAGTAAGAGATGGAGCTTTACCTTCAGGAAATTCAATAGCTACTTTAAATTTATTAAAATTATCTAAACTTGTTAGTAATCAAGAATTAAGCGATATGGCTCAGCAACAATTTGAATATTTTTATAATCAAGTTAGGAAGGCACCAAGAGCTTATTCAGCCTTTTTAATATCAGTTTTATTTAACCAGCAACCTGGAAAAGAAGTTATAATTGTTAAAGCCAAGGAAGAAACAGAGATGATTGATATCTTTCAACAGAAATTTAATCCTTTTAGTGTAGTTGTAGTTAAGGATACTAAAAATAATGACAAGTTAATTGAATTAATTTCCTATATAAAAGATTACCAAGTAAAAAATGGAGAAACAACAGCTTATGTTTGTGAAGATTTTAGTTGTTTAGCCCCCGTTACTAGCAGGGATAAATTTAAAGAATTAATAGAGTAA
- a CDS encoding glutathionylspermidine synthase family protein, with protein MQEATIKYQEILKKGDDYYQDYQRLYKQLEDSYAYYNGRVIPFLYNPLFFNSTELDNFSHLVDKLNNILNKVVDEYLTSEEFRSYFDFSKKLEELILVDPGYECNLPMERCDIFYYGKDKIKFCELNADGSSGMVKTNTLEQYFLESKAVNDLKEDYDLMYCDLLDSWIDTLLGNYNQFSVTKKDPNVAIMDFNSYGMESEFKFFKEKLEEEGLEAKIVDPRDLTYDKGDLYIDDFKIDLIYRRAVTTDLMDHYEEIGDFIAAYKNQDVCVVGPIRSQVIHNKIIFAILHDQDKVSFLTKEEQEFIEKYIPYTVVVDPADEEQIEYIKQTKDQLVLKPKDSYGSEGVTIGQDVAPKEWQNKLSNLEAEKYLAQEFCLVPEIKLATFTNQELNFESYKHTLGLFCYNQDLQGIYTRAGKENVIASATGCVTQPNFIVSRK; from the coding sequence GTGCAAGAAGCTACTATTAAGTATCAGGAAATTTTGAAAAAAGGCGATGACTATTATCAAGATTATCAAAGATTATATAAGCAATTAGAAGATTCTTATGCCTATTATAATGGGAGAGTAATTCCTTTTTTATATAATCCATTATTTTTTAACAGTACAGAATTAGATAACTTTAGTCATTTAGTCGATAAATTAAATAATATTTTAAATAAAGTAGTAGATGAGTATTTAACTAGTGAAGAGTTTCGTTCTTACTTTGATTTTTCTAAAAAGTTAGAGGAACTTATTTTAGTTGATCCTGGTTATGAGTGTAACTTACCAATGGAACGTTGTGATATCTTCTATTATGGTAAAGATAAGATTAAATTTTGTGAATTGAATGCTGACGGGTCATCAGGAATGGTAAAGACTAATACTTTAGAGCAATATTTTTTAGAATCTAAAGCAGTTAATGATTTAAAAGAGGACTATGATCTAATGTATTGTGACTTGTTAGATAGTTGGATTGATACCTTATTAGGGAATTATAATCAATTTAGTGTTACTAAAAAAGATCCTAATGTAGCTATTATGGATTTTAATAGTTATGGGATGGAGAGTGAATTTAAATTTTTTAAAGAAAAGCTAGAAGAAGAAGGTTTAGAAGCCAAAATAGTTGATCCTCGGGATTTAACTTATGATAAAGGAGATCTGTACATAGATGATTTTAAGATTGATTTAATTTATCGGCGAGCTGTGACTACTGATTTAATGGATCATTACGAAGAAATTGGTGACTTTATAGCAGCTTATAAGAATCAAGATGTTTGTGTTGTTGGCCCAATAAGATCGCAAGTTATACATAATAAGATTATTTTTGCTATTTTACATGATCAAGATAAAGTATCTTTTTTAACTAAAGAAGAGCAAGAATTTATTGAAAAATATATTCCTTATACGGTCGTGGTTGATCCGGCAGATGAAGAACAAATAGAGTATATTAAGCAAACTAAAGATCAATTAGTTTTAAAACCAAAAGATAGTTATGGATCTGAGGGAGTTACTATTGGGCAAGATGTAGCCCCAAAAGAGTGGCAAAACAAGTTATCTAATCTTGAAGCTGAGAAATATTTGGCCCAAGAGTTTTGTCTAGTCCCAGAAATAAAATTAGCTACGTTTACTAATCAGGAGTTAAATTTTGAATCTTATAAGCATACCTTAGGGCTTTTTTGTTATAATCAAGATTTACAAGGGATTTATACTCGGGCTGGAAAAGAGAATGTGATCGCTAGTGCTACAGGATGCGTTACACAACCTAATTTTATTGTTTCTAGAAAATAA
- a CDS encoding glutamate--cysteine ligase, which yields MEYRELLNELESYFRVGETEEQKIGVEIEHFVVDKNGLRTITYQEQNGIEDLLYQLQAKGWQGKKEEGNLIQLSSSQADITLEPGGQVELGIYPCAEIKELEEVYDQFLQDLIPILEEYNYYLISLGYQPASKINQIAWNPKQRYKIMSDYFNEKGQYAHNMMKGTAAFQIALDYESEQDFIDKFRVANFLSPVLSILLDNAPIFEGQIYDKQALRTLIWNHTDPTRTGVVQESFASDFDYRKYAEYILSKESILIKQDKSYQATGSQTNRQVFAQRDFCLQDLEHILTMVFPDVRAKQFIEIRMADSLPPELSFALVSFWKGLFYNQASLDKAVNFSKLFRLEDVLEAKEAIIKQGVKTKLGDYDILEIASKYINWAKAGLKEVELEYLKPLEELVRERKTPASRLKERLRQENKKEAIKPCILNYKL from the coding sequence ATGGAGTATAGAGAATTATTAAATGAATTGGAAAGTTATTTTAGAGTTGGTGAAACAGAAGAACAAAAAATAGGTGTTGAAATTGAACATTTTGTAGTAGATAAAAATGGTTTAAGAACTATTACATATCAAGAACAGAATGGAATTGAAGATTTATTATATCAGTTACAAGCTAAAGGTTGGCAAGGAAAAAAAGAAGAAGGTAATTTAATTCAACTTTCCTCTTCTCAAGCTGATATAACTTTAGAACCAGGTGGGCAGGTAGAATTAGGAATTTATCCCTGCGCTGAAATTAAAGAATTAGAAGAGGTTTACGACCAGTTTTTACAAGATTTAATACCTATTTTAGAAGAGTATAATTACTATTTGATTAGTTTAGGTTATCAACCAGCTAGTAAGATTAATCAAATTGCTTGGAATCCTAAACAAAGGTATAAAATAATGTCTGATTATTTTAATGAAAAAGGTCAATATGCTCATAATATGATGAAAGGAACTGCAGCTTTTCAAATTGCTTTAGATTATGAGAGTGAACAGGATTTTATAGATAAATTTAGAGTAGCTAACTTTTTATCACCAGTATTGAGTATTTTGTTAGATAATGCACCTATTTTTGAAGGACAAATTTATGATAAACAAGCTTTAAGAACCTTGATTTGGAATCATACTGATCCAACTAGAACAGGAGTAGTTCAAGAAAGTTTTGCTTCAGATTTTGATTATAGGAAATATGCTGAATATATTTTGTCAAAAGAGTCGATATTAATTAAGCAAGATAAGAGTTATCAGGCTACTGGCTCTCAGACAAATAGACAAGTTTTTGCTCAGCGAGATTTTTGCTTACAGGATTTAGAACATATTTTGACTATGGTTTTTCCAGATGTACGGGCCAAGCAATTTATTGAGATTAGGATGGCTGATTCATTACCACCTGAACTTAGTTTTGCTCTAGTATCTTTTTGGAAAGGATTATTTTATAATCAAGCAAGTTTAGATAAAGCAGTTAATTTTTCAAAGCTATTTAGATTAGAGGATGTTCTAGAAGCTAAAGAGGCAATTATTAAACAAGGTGTCAAGACTAAATTAGGTGATTATGATATTTTAGAGATAGCAAGTAAGTATATTAACTGGGCTAAAGCAGGTTTAAAAGAAGTAGAACTTGAGTATTTAAAACCTTTAGAAGAATTAGTTAGAGAAAGAAAGACACCGGCAAGTAGGCTAAAAGAAAGACTACGCCAAGAAAATAAAAAAGAAGCCATTAAACCATGTATTCTTAATTATAAACTTTAG
- the gloA gene encoding lactoylglutathione lyase, with product MTQEYNVVHACIRVLDLEKSIKFYQTALNFEVARKRDFPEAEFTLVYLKSKTSNFELELTYNYDRKEPYTIGNGFSHLAVTVEDLEASYHKHQELGYQVSELKSLDKEASGGYYFLTDPDGYRTEVIQK from the coding sequence ATGACACAAGAATACAATGTAGTGCATGCTTGTATTAGAGTTCTTGATTTAGAAAAATCAATTAAATTTTACCAAACAGCATTAAACTTTGAAGTAGCAAGAAAAAGAGACTTCCCAGAAGCTGAATTTACACTTGTCTATCTTAAAAGTAAAACAAGCAATTTCGAACTAGAACTTACTTATAACTATGACCGTAAAGAACCTTATACCATTGGCAACGGCTTTAGTCATCTTGCTGTAACTGTGGAAGATTTAGAAGCTTCATACCACAAACATCAAGAACTTGGTTATCAAGTAAGTGAGCTAAAAAGTTTAGATAAAGAAGCAAGTGGTGGCTACTATTTCTTAACTGACCCTGATGGTTACAGGACTGAAGTCATACAAAAATAA
- a CDS encoding transglycosylase SLT domain-containing protein, whose product MKIRFILVCLVLIIVSFSLNSLAYDHKAVRSYISYRIKYIHSVAYNTNIDLSKERVQEYTESIIYWSDYYSRELNVNIDPLLVTAIIETETNFVSRADYDNGDSIGVASMKINTAKWIAKQLGVDYNKWSILNATDLGIRFAVYYLGLAFDKYRGNLYQAILSYNQGLSGVSPDVDQLYDNYLFKVLGRYKYYQKRLAMRNSTAATAVKYFNYKFNQFY is encoded by the coding sequence ATGAAAATAAGGTTTATCTTAGTTTGTTTAGTGTTAATAATTGTTAGTTTTAGTCTCAATTCTCTAGCTTATGATCATAAGGCAGTAAGAAGTTACATATCTTATCGAATTAAGTATATTCATAGTGTAGCATATAATACTAACATAGATCTCTCTAAAGAGAGAGTTCAAGAATATACTGAATCTATTATTTATTGGTCCGATTATTATTCTAGAGAATTAAATGTTAATATTGATCCTTTATTAGTAACAGCTATTATAGAAACAGAAACAAATTTTGTTTCTCGAGCTGACTATGATAATGGAGATAGTATAGGAGTTGCAAGTATGAAAATTAATACAGCTAAATGGATAGCAAAGCAATTAGGAGTGGATTATAATAAATGGAGTATATTAAATGCAACAGATTTAGGAATTAGATTTGCAGTTTATTATTTAGGTTTAGCATTTGATAAATATAGAGGTAATCTCTATCAGGCTATTTTATCTTATAACCAAGGACTTAGTGGGGTTAGTCCTGATGTAGATCAATTATATGATAATTATTTATTTAAAGTATTAGGACGCTATAAATATTATCAAAAAAGGCTTGCTATGCGTAATTCTACAGCAGCTACGGCAGTAAAATACTTTAACTATAAATTCAATCAATTTTATTAA
- a CDS encoding DUF378 domain-containing protein — translation MSSLALTLVIIGALNWGLIGLFGFNLVSAIFGTGFLSRIIYSLVGLSGLYSVSFLFGEQEHVE, via the coding sequence ATGAGCTCATTAGCCTTAACTTTAGTAATTATTGGTGCTCTAAATTGGGGATTAATTGGTTTATTTGGTTTTAATTTAGTTTCTGCTATATTTGGAACTGGTTTTCTGAGTAGAATAATTTATTCTTTAGTTGGATTATCTGGGTTATATTCTGTTAGTTTTTTATTTGGCGAGCAGGAACATGTTGAGTAA